The following coding sequences lie in one Lolium perenne isolate Kyuss_39 chromosome 2, Kyuss_2.0, whole genome shotgun sequence genomic window:
- the LOC127337240 gene encoding uncharacterized protein At4g06744-like — MAPAAARPLPSYTRRQPPFSRDGRSRGVSTMVVRVPNHALVLALVVVFATAHDVASATESSSHTRSAEGTSGGNAPSTTVSLVGCRCAPSRSSTGSVKGCPCSPPPPPACPPPPPPPPPPPPPACPPPPPPPPPACPPPPPPACPPPEPSPEPWDDFENEKLKALYPVIHAFKDTITSDPLGVTATWVGKDICASHKNGTAYKGFYCDFPPDDNTTLTVASIDFNGFHLRAPTLAGFIDAFPDLALFHANSNNFSGDLPDLTHLRYFYELDLSNNAFSGSFPAAVPPLGGLLFLDLRFNGFAGEVPPPVFGISVEALFLNNNGFSGRIPDTFGSTTAQYLVVANNRFTGPIPKSIFNVSGTLSEVLFLNNDLSGCLPYEIGLVEGLTVFDAGGNRIRGPIPLSFGCLADVDALNLASNQLYGHVPDVLCLLYKTGKLTNLSLSDNYFHSVGYHCLELVRARVLDVRRNCIPGFPGQRPPFECALFYADPRNHCPFIPHIPCDLPGFKPPAIAALPPGKGVVHGYGEGSGGGN; from the coding sequence ATGGCGCCAGCCGCAGCCCGGCCTCTCCCTTCTTATACCCGCCGGCAGCCGCCATTCTCCAGGGACGGGAGAAGCAGAGGCGTGTCGACAATGGTGGTTCGAGTGCCAAACCATGCACTCGTGCTTGCATTGGTGGTTGTGTTTGCCACGGCGCACGACGTGGCGAGTGCAACCGAGAGCTCCAGCCACACTCGATCTGCTGAAGGGACGAGCGGCGGCAATGCGCCATCGACGACGGTGTCGCTGGTAGGGTGCAGGTGCGCACCGTCGCGGTCGTCGACGGGGTCGGTGAAAGGCTGCCCAtgctcgccgccgcctccgccggcgtgcccgcctcctcctccgccgccacctCCCCCTCCTCCACCTGCGTGTCCACCGCCTCCCCCGCCGCCTCCACCAGCGTGcccaccgccgcctccgccggcgtGCCCGCCGCCAGAGCCGTCGCCGGAGCCGTGGGACGACTTCGAGAACGAGAAGCTGAAGGCCCTCTACCCGGTGATCCACGCGTTCAAGGATACCATCACGTCCGACCCGCTGGGCGTGACGGCGACGTGGGTGGGCAAGGACATCTGCGCCAGCCACAAAAACGGCACCGCCTACAAGGGCTTCTACTGCGACTTCCCTCCCGACGACAACACCACGCTCACCGTGGCGTCCATCGACTTCAACGGCTTCCACCTGCGCGCGCCCACGCTGGCGGGCTTCATCGACGCGTTCCCGGACCTGGCCCTCTTCCACGCCAACTCCAACAACTTCTCCGGCGACCTCCCGGACCTCACCCACCTCCGCTACTTCTACGAGCTCGACCTCTCCAACAACGCCTTCTCCGGCTCCTTCCCGGCCGCCGTGCCGCCCCTCGGCGGCCTCCTCTTCCTCGACCTCCGCTTCAACGGCTTCGCCGGCGAGGTCCCGCCCCCGGTCTTCGGCATCTCCGTCGAGGCGCTCTTCCTCAACAACAACGGCTTCTCCGGCCGCATCCCGGACACCTTCGGCAGCACCACGGCGCAGTACCTCGTGGTGGCCAACAACCGGTTCACCGGCCCGATCCCGAAATCCATCTTCAACGTCTCCGGCACGCTCTCCGAGGTGCTCTTCCTCAACAACGACCTCTCCGGGTGCCTGCCGTACGAGATCGGGCTGGTGGAGGGGCTCACGGTGTTCGACGCCGGGGGCAACCGGATCAGGGGCCCCATCCCGCTCTCCTTCGGTTGCCTCGCCGACGTCGACGCGCTAAACCTCGCCTCGAACCAGCTCTACGGCCACGTCCCCGACGTGCTCTGCTTGCTCTACAAGACCGGCAAGCTCACCAACCTCTCGCTGTCGGACAACTACTTCCACTCCGTCGGCTATCACTGTTTGGAGCTGGTGAGGGCTCGGGTGCTCGACGTGCGCCGGAACTGCATCCCCGGGTTCCCCGGGCAGCGGCCGCCATTCGAGTGTGCCCTGTTTTACGCCGACCCGAGAAACCACTGCCCCTTCATCCCGCACATCCCGTGCGACCTGCCGGGGTTCAAGCCGCCGGCCATTGCGGCGTTGCCGCCCGGGAAGGGCGTGGTGCATGGCTATGGAGAAGGGAGTGGCGGTGGGAACTGA
- the LOC127337241 gene encoding reticulon-like protein B11 has protein sequence MATHHRPLHALLGGGAVADVLLWRRRNVSAAAVAGATVVWFLFERAGYSLPSVLSNAVLLLVVILFFWAKSASLLNRPLPPIPNLEVSDVVVQKAADRALVWINRLLAVGHDIAIKRDRTVFIQVILALWVVSCIGMLFNFFTLIYIGAIFSLLVPPFYERYQDLVDEKVGLAHKVLSRHFDTIISKTGKPDKQKKAE, from the exons ATGGCCACCCACCACCGGCCCCTCCACGCGCTCCTCGGCGGCGGCGCAG tcGCCGACGTGCTCCTGTGGCGGCGGCGGAACGTCTCCgcggcggccgtggcgggcgccaCGGTCGTCTGGTTCCTCTTCGAGCGCGCCGGGTACAGCCTCCCGTCGGTCCTCTCCAACGCCGTCCTCCTACTcgtcgtcatcctcttcttctggGCCAAGTCCGCCTCCCTGCTCAACAG GCCTCTCCCACCAATTCCTAATCTAGAGGTATCGGATGTGGTTGTTCAGAAAGCTGCAGATCGGGCTCTTGTATGGATAAACAGGTTGTTGGCTGTTGGCCATGATATTGCCATCAAGAGAGATAGGACAGTTTTTATACAG GTTATACTAGCTCTATGGGTGGTTTCATGTATTGGAATGCTCTTCAACTTCTTTACGCTCATTTACATTG GAGCAATATTTTCTCTGTTGGTTCCCCCGTTCTATGAGAGGTACCAGGATCTTGTTGATGAAAAGGTTGGTTTAGCACACAAGGTTCTGTCAAGGCACTTCGATACCATCATTAGCAAGACCGGAAAACCAGACAAACAAAAGAAGGCTGAGTAA